The following proteins are encoded in a genomic region of Streptococcus equi subsp. equi:
- the msrB_2 gene encoding methionine sulfoxide reductase B has protein sequence MESKEELRQRIGDLAFEVTQHAATERAFTGQYDDFLRRGFMLMW, from the coding sequence ATGGAATCTAAGGAAGAGCTTCGCCAGCGTATTGGAGATTTGGCTTTTGAGGTGACTCAGCATGCAGCGACCGAAAGAGCCTTTACAGGTCAGTATGATGATTTTTTGAGAAGGGGATTTATGTTGATGTGGTGA
- the yeiH gene encoding membrane protein produces the protein MLTSLEKLPGVLLCLLLALPAWYLGSLFPIIGAPVFAILLGMLLALVYQKRDYTKSGIALTSKYILQLAVVFLGFGLNVTQVLVVGLQSLPIIVVTIVTALGISYLFKRWLRLPAKTAILVGVGSSICGGSAIAATAPVIDAQDDDIAKAISVIFLFNILAALLFPALGQMLGLSNHGFAIFAGTAVNDTSSVTATATAWDAIHQSNTLDGATIVKLTRTLAIIPITLGLSIYQTKSRQAHTTEGSFSLRKAFPTFIVFFLLASLITTFAASLGLPMAIFHQLKLLSKFFIVMAMAAIGLNTNLVTLVKTGGKAILLGGICWLAITSVSLAMQAALGSW, from the coding sequence ATGCTAACATCTTTAGAAAAATTACCGGGCGTTTTACTGTGCTTGCTGTTAGCACTGCCTGCCTGGTATTTGGGAAGCTTATTTCCTATTATTGGAGCGCCAGTTTTTGCTATTTTATTGGGAATGCTATTGGCGCTTGTCTATCAGAAGCGTGACTACACTAAATCTGGAATCGCATTGACGTCCAAATATATTTTGCAGCTGGCTGTGGTTTTCTTGGGCTTTGGCTTAAACGTGACACAGGTTTTAGTGGTTGGCTTGCAATCCCTGCCGATTATTGTAGTAACGATTGTGACTGCCTTGGGCATAAGCTATTTGTTCAAAAGATGGTTAAGGCTACCAGCCAAGACAGCTATCTTAGTTGGTGTGGGCTCGTCTATTTGTGGTGGCTCTGCTATTGCAGCCACAGCTCCTGTCATTGATGCGCAGGACGATGACATTGCCAAGGCCATTTCGGTTATTTTTTTGTTTAATATCTTGGCGGCCTTGCTATTTCCAGCTTTGGGTCAGATGCTTGGCTTATCAAATCATGGCTTTGCTATTTTTGCTGGAACAGCAGTCAATGATACCTCATCTGTAACAGCTACAGCGACAGCCTGGGACGCTATTCACCAGTCTAATACGCTAGATGGGGCAACCATTGTCAAATTAACCAGAACGCTGGCTATTATTCCCATAACACTTGGCTTATCTATTTACCAAACCAAGAGCAGGCAGGCACATACGACAGAGGGTTCCTTTAGCCTCAGAAAGGCTTTTCCGACCTTTATTGTCTTTTTCTTGCTAGCTTCCTTGATAACCACCTTTGCTGCTAGCTTAGGTCTGCCAATGGCAATCTTTCATCAGCTTAAGCTACTCTCAAAATTCTTTATCGTTATGGCCATGGCAGCGATCGGACTTAATACCAATCTAGTGACCTTAGTCAAAACTGGTGGTAAGGCCATTTTGCTGGGTGGGATTTGCTGGCTAGCGATCACATCAGTTAGCTTAGCAATGCAGGCAGCTTTGGGGAGCTGGTAA
- the uvrC gene encoding excinuclease ABC subunit C, with amino-acid sequence MNELIKHKLELLPDSPGCYLHKDKAGTIIYVGKAKNLRNRVRSYFRGSHDTKTELLVSEIADFEFIVTGSNTEALLLEINLIQENMPKYNIKLKDDKSYPFIKITNEPFPRLLITRQIKKNDGLYFGPYPDAYTATEVKKLLDRIFPFKKCKNPVNKVCFYYHLGQCQAHTICHTDKAYWDSLVADVKQFLNGKDDKIIDDLRSKMLEASHNQEFERAAEYRDLISGIATMRTKQRVMSKDLQDRDIFGYFVDKGWMCVQVFFVRQGKLIQRDVNMFPYYNEAEEDFLTYVGQFYSDQRHLIPKEVFIPETIDETLVAAIVPARIVKPQRGEKKQLVALATKNARVSLQQKFDLLEKDLRKTSGAIEHLGQLLGIEKPVRIEAFDNSNIQGTSPVAAMVVFVDGKPSKKDYRKFKIKTVIGPDDYASMREVIYRRYSRVKHEGLQAPDLIIVDGGQGQVKAARDVIEHQLGLSIPVAGLQKNDKHQTHELLFGNPLAVVELPRNSEEFFLLHRIQDEVHRFAITFHRQVRSKNAFSSKLDHIAGLGPKRKQLLLKRFKSMTALEQASLEEIQQLGIPKTVAEALFDHLTSKSEV; translated from the coding sequence ATGAATGAACTGATAAAACACAAGCTAGAGCTTTTGCCAGATAGTCCTGGCTGTTATTTGCATAAGGATAAGGCTGGCACTATTATTTATGTTGGCAAGGCCAAAAATCTGAGAAATCGCGTACGCTCTTATTTTCGAGGAAGCCATGATACCAAGACAGAGCTGTTAGTTTCTGAAATAGCTGATTTTGAGTTTATTGTCACAGGATCAAATACAGAAGCACTCTTATTGGAAATCAATTTGATTCAAGAGAACATGCCCAAGTACAATATCAAGCTAAAGGACGACAAGTCTTATCCCTTTATCAAGATCACTAACGAGCCATTTCCAAGACTATTAATCACACGTCAGATTAAAAAAAATGACGGCCTGTATTTTGGTCCCTACCCAGATGCTTACACTGCCACTGAGGTTAAAAAGCTGCTAGACCGTATTTTTCCCTTTAAAAAATGCAAAAACCCTGTTAACAAGGTCTGCTTTTACTATCATTTAGGGCAATGTCAGGCTCACACGATTTGCCATACAGACAAGGCTTATTGGGACAGCTTGGTTGCTGATGTCAAGCAGTTTTTAAACGGTAAGGACGACAAGATCATTGATGATTTGCGCTCCAAGATGCTTGAAGCTTCGCACAATCAAGAATTTGAACGGGCAGCTGAATATCGTGATTTGATTTCAGGTATTGCCACCATGCGAACCAAGCAAAGGGTGATGAGTAAGGACTTGCAGGATAGGGATATTTTTGGCTATTTTGTTGATAAGGGCTGGATGTGTGTGCAGGTCTTTTTTGTCCGTCAGGGTAAGCTCATTCAGCGAGATGTGAATATGTTTCCTTATTACAACGAAGCTGAAGAGGATTTTTTGACCTATGTCGGGCAATTTTATAGCGACCAACGGCATTTGATCCCTAAGGAGGTCTTTATTCCAGAGACGATTGATGAGACCTTGGTTGCAGCCATTGTTCCAGCAAGGATTGTCAAGCCGCAGCGAGGGGAAAAAAAGCAGCTGGTCGCCTTAGCAACTAAGAATGCTCGGGTTAGCCTTCAGCAAAAATTTGATTTGCTGGAAAAGGATTTAAGAAAAACAAGTGGTGCTATTGAGCATCTTGGTCAGCTGTTAGGCATTGAAAAGCCTGTTCGTATTGAGGCCTTTGACAATTCAAACATTCAGGGCACAAGTCCGGTAGCTGCGATGGTGGTTTTTGTCGATGGGAAGCCCAGCAAGAAGGACTATCGCAAATTTAAAATCAAAACAGTGATTGGTCCAGATGATTATGCGAGCATGAGAGAGGTGATTTATCGTCGTTATAGCCGCGTGAAGCATGAAGGGCTACAGGCACCTGATTTGATTATTGTTGATGGTGGGCAGGGTCAGGTCAAGGCTGCTCGTGATGTGATTGAGCACCAGCTAGGCCTTAGCATTCCAGTAGCTGGTCTGCAAAAAAATGACAAGCACCAGACCCATGAATTGCTTTTTGGTAACCCCTTGGCAGTGGTTGAGCTGCCGAGAAATTCAGAAGAGTTTTTTCTGCTGCATCGTATACAAGATGAGGTTCATCGCTTTGCCATTACCTTTCACAGGCAGGTCAGGAGTAAAAATGCCTTTTCATCAAAGCTAGATCACATTGCAGGCTTAGGGCCAAAACGCAAACAGCTACTACTCAAGCGATTTAAAAGCATGACTGCTCTTGAACAGGCTAGTCTTGAAGAAATTCAGCAGCTAGGGATTCCAAAAACAGTCGCTGAGGCACTGTTTGATCACCTTACCTCAAAAAGTGAGGTCTGA
- the ypdA_1 gene encoding sensor histidine kinase, translating to MEERFKKRLQDDISHHFSHQSLILSILLIGLFLIFSLAPQQIGLYQDLKAVEHSYHQLIRQNKALLTELNQHILTKFVNHQLSSSDLSKQYYHLRNRSQSQSELLVFDANSHMLFASNQHLGNFFRNAVYMTEVLKKARQRSSFLRISMDNEEGHYLLLIKPIKIDHQVKGYSLLVMNGKDFLQLSHQIASDFVIADQFDNSFAFTNRTFMTSSLNKLDSHFLKGYFIFHEHRAFILRKVALSPSITLYSYRPLIPVSIALLFSLMSSVMIYAILYWKSKALATQIASSNSAAINQMILDMQAISRQEKNAIDLQSQDEFQYLSVQINQMISRLQALHQKTLALEKQNVSFEKRMLEAQFNPHFLYNTLETILITSHYDSDLTEKIVLQLTRLLRYSLDESQEAVCLGEDLAVLESYLLISQIRFEELRYTIAVEPALETLRVPKLFLLPLIENAIKYGLRYRHDLVIEISVRQLADGIYFTVADNGPGISQKRQADIKELLHSEDSHHGLVNSYRRLKHQFIKVELIFCQRDERFLLTYMVKE from the coding sequence ATGGAAGAAAGATTTAAAAAGCGATTGCAGGATGATATTTCACATCATTTTTCACACCAATCATTGATTTTGTCCATTTTACTGATTGGACTCTTTCTCATTTTTTCATTGGCACCTCAGCAAATTGGGCTGTATCAAGATTTGAAGGCTGTTGAACATAGCTATCACCAGCTGATTCGGCAAAATAAGGCGCTTTTAACGGAGCTCAATCAGCATATTCTGACCAAATTTGTGAATCATCAGCTGAGCTCTTCTGACCTTAGCAAACAATATTATCACCTAAGAAACCGCTCACAAAGCCAATCAGAGCTGCTGGTTTTTGATGCTAACAGTCACATGCTGTTTGCTAGTAATCAGCATCTGGGAAATTTTTTTCGCAATGCTGTCTATATGACAGAAGTCTTAAAAAAAGCAAGGCAAAGGAGTAGCTTCTTGAGGATCAGTATGGATAATGAGGAGGGGCATTATTTACTGCTGATAAAGCCTATTAAGATAGATCATCAGGTTAAGGGCTATTCGCTTCTTGTGATGAATGGTAAGGATTTTCTTCAGCTATCACATCAGATTGCTTCAGATTTTGTGATTGCAGATCAGTTTGACAATAGCTTTGCCTTTACCAATCGGACCTTTATGACCTCAAGTCTGAATAAGCTTGACAGTCATTTTCTTAAGGGCTATTTTATCTTTCACGAGCATCGTGCCTTTATCCTAAGAAAGGTCGCTCTTAGTCCTTCTATCACTCTTTACAGCTACCGCCCTTTGATTCCAGTTTCTATTGCACTCTTGTTTTCATTGATGTCCTCTGTCATGATTTATGCTATTTTGTATTGGAAGTCTAAGGCTCTGGCGACGCAGATTGCTTCTAGCAATTCAGCAGCGATCAATCAGATGATTCTTGATATGCAGGCCATCTCAAGGCAGGAAAAAAATGCCATTGACCTGCAAAGTCAAGATGAATTTCAATACCTGTCGGTTCAGATCAATCAGATGATTAGCCGATTGCAGGCACTTCATCAGAAGACCCTAGCCTTAGAAAAGCAAAATGTGAGTTTTGAAAAACGCATGCTGGAAGCCCAATTTAACCCTCATTTTCTCTATAATACACTTGAAACAATTTTGATTACAAGTCATTATGACAGTGACCTCACAGAAAAAATTGTCCTTCAGCTAACCAGGCTGCTTCGCTATAGCTTAGACGAATCACAGGAGGCTGTGTGTCTGGGAGAGGATTTGGCTGTCTTAGAATCCTATCTGTTGATTAGCCAGATTAGGTTTGAAGAGCTGCGCTACACGATAGCTGTTGAACCAGCCCTAGAGACCCTAAGGGTTCCCAAATTATTTTTATTGCCATTGATTGAAAATGCGATCAAATATGGTCTGCGCTATCGCCATGACCTTGTGATTGAGATCAGCGTGAGACAGCTTGCTGATGGAATTTACTTTACTGTAGCAGATAACGGTCCTGGAATTAGTCAAAAAAGGCAGGCCGATATTAAAGAGCTCTTGCATTCAGAGGATTCACATCATGGCTTGGTCAATTCTTATCGTCGACTCAAGCATCAATTTATAAAAGTTGAATTGATCTTTTGTCAAAGAGATGAGCGCTTTTTACTAACCTATATGGTTAAGGAGTAA
- the manZ_2 gene encoding phospotransferase system (PTS), enzyme II component D, translating into MRSQDNLTKEERKMLRSVFWRSWTMNASRTGATQYHAVGVIYTLLPVINLFYKTDKDKADALVRHTTWFNATMHINNFIMGLVASMEKKNSEDPTFDASAITAVKASLMGPISGVGDSFFWGILRVIAAGIGISLASTGSAMGAVVFLLLYNIPAFIIHYYSLYGGYSVGAGFIKKLYESGGIKIVTKTSSMLGSMMVGSMTASNVKFKTILTVAAKGAKEAASIQNYLDQLFIGIVPLLVTMTAFWLLRKKVNINWIMFGIMLLGIVLGLLGIC; encoded by the coding sequence ATGAGATCTCAAGACAATTTAACTAAAGAAGAAAGAAAAATGCTACGCTCTGTTTTCTGGCGTTCATGGACCATGAATGCTAGTCGTACAGGAGCTACGCAATACCACGCTGTTGGGGTTATCTATACCTTGTTGCCTGTTATCAATCTCTTTTATAAGACAGATAAGGATAAGGCAGACGCTCTTGTTCGTCACACCACTTGGTTTAATGCGACCATGCATATTAATAACTTTATCATGGGCTTGGTTGCCTCAATGGAAAAGAAAAACAGTGAGGATCCAACCTTTGACGCTAGTGCTATTACAGCGGTCAAGGCTTCCTTGATGGGACCTATTTCTGGTGTTGGAGATTCCTTTTTCTGGGGTATTTTGAGGGTCATTGCAGCTGGTATTGGGATTTCACTTGCTAGCACAGGCTCAGCGATGGGAGCAGTAGTCTTTTTACTTCTCTATAATATTCCTGCTTTTATCATTCATTATTATAGCCTTTATGGTGGCTATTCTGTTGGTGCTGGCTTTATTAAAAAGCTTTATGAGTCTGGTGGTATTAAGATTGTGACCAAGACCTCAAGCATGCTTGGGTCAATGATGGTTGGCTCCATGACAGCTTCAAATGTGAAGTTTAAGACCATTTTAACAGTTGCTGCAAAGGGAGCCAAGGAAGCAGCCTCTATCCAAAATTATTTGGATCAGCTCTTTATTGGAATTGTCCCTCTTTTAGTAACCATGACCGCCTTTTGGCTTTTGCGTAAGAAGGTGAACATTAACTGGATTATGTTTGGCATTATGCTATTGGGTATTGTTCTTGGTCTTTTAGGTATTTGCTAA
- a CDS encoding extracellular solute-binding protein, protein MTRKKLLLAMAIVILGVIGSGLYAIWRHQAGPAPSKPRELVVLTPNSQNILTGTIPAFEEKYGIKIRLIQGGTGQLIDRLQKDKDQLHADIFFGGNYTQFESHKELFEPYLSKHIGFVLPDYLLQSEVATPYTLNGSVLIVNNELAKDMVITSYEDLLKPELKGKIAFADPNTSSSAFSQLTNILLAKGGYTNPKAWSYIKQLIHSMNSIKSASSSDVYQSVAEGKMTVGLTYEDPCVNLLKSGANVSIVYPKEGTVFLPSAVAIVKQSKAKADAKLFINYMLSLDVQRAFGQSTSNRPIRKDAKASQDMKPLDDIITLKEDYDYITRHKKDILERYNQLRKTTD, encoded by the coding sequence GTGACAAGAAAAAAGCTGCTATTAGCAATGGCAATAGTGATACTAGGTGTGATTGGCTCTGGCTTGTATGCTATCTGGAGGCATCAAGCAGGACCAGCTCCCAGCAAACCAAGAGAATTGGTTGTTTTGACACCCAACAGTCAAAATATCCTAACAGGTACGATCCCAGCCTTTGAAGAAAAATACGGCATTAAAATCCGTCTGATTCAAGGAGGCACAGGCCAGCTCATTGATCGCTTGCAAAAGGACAAGGACCAGCTCCATGCAGACATCTTTTTTGGGGGGAATTACACACAATTTGAGAGTCATAAGGAGCTATTTGAGCCTTACCTTTCAAAGCATATTGGCTTTGTATTGCCTGATTACCTGCTGCAAAGCGAGGTCGCAACCCCCTATACGCTTAATGGAAGTGTTCTCATTGTGAATAATGAATTGGCAAAGGACATGGTTATTACCAGCTATGAGGATTTGCTAAAGCCAGAGCTAAAGGGAAAGATTGCTTTTGCAGACCCCAACACCTCCTCTAGTGCCTTTTCTCAGCTGACCAATATTCTCTTAGCCAAGGGGGGCTACACTAACCCCAAGGCTTGGAGCTATATCAAGCAGTTGATTCATAGCATGAATTCAATCAAATCTGCTAGCTCATCAGATGTTTATCAGTCAGTAGCAGAAGGAAAGATGACCGTCGGTCTTACCTATGAGGACCCCTGTGTTAACCTTTTAAAGAGTGGTGCCAACGTTTCTATTGTGTATCCAAAGGAGGGAACGGTTTTTTTACCCTCAGCAGTTGCCATTGTTAAGCAATCTAAGGCCAAGGCTGATGCCAAATTGTTTATTAATTATATGTTGTCTTTAGATGTGCAGCGGGCCTTTGGTCAATCAACCAGTAATAGGCCAATTCGAAAGGACGCTAAGGCCAGTCAAGACATGAAGCCTTTAGATGACATTATCACGCTAAAGGAAGACTATGATTATATCACAAGACATAAAAAGGATATTTTAGAACGATACAATCAATTGAGAAAGACCACTGACTAA
- a CDS encoding PTS system mannose/fructose family IIA component: protein MKRKFLIGSHGRMASGLKSSIDILAGRGQELQVIDAYIDDSDYTEQVLTFIEDVAADEQALIFTDLLGGSVNQKIVTALMDSGKENIFLISNSNLAALLSLMFLKPEEELTKDEIVATINDSQVQLVDLAPATAAEDDFFN, encoded by the coding sequence ATGAAACGTAAATTTTTAATTGGTAGTCATGGGAGAATGGCCAGTGGATTGAAAAGCTCTATTGACATTTTGGCTGGTAGAGGTCAGGAATTACAAGTCATTGACGCTTATATTGATGATAGTGATTATACTGAGCAGGTATTGACCTTTATCGAAGATGTAGCAGCTGACGAGCAGGCACTGATTTTTACAGATTTATTAGGTGGCAGTGTTAATCAAAAAATAGTAACTGCCCTAATGGACAGTGGCAAGGAAAATATCTTTTTGATTTCAAATAGTAATCTTGCAGCCTTGCTATCGTTGATGTTTTTAAAGCCAGAAGAAGAGCTGACAAAAGACGAGATTGTAGCAACGATTAACGATTCTCAGGTGCAGCTGGTGGATCTAGCTCCAGCGACAGCCGCAGAAGATGACTTTTTTAATTGA
- a CDS encoding sugar phosphotransferase system (PTS), mannose/fructose family, IIB component gives MITQIRVDDRLIHGQVAVVWTKELNAPLLVVANDEAAKNEITQMTLKMAVPNGMKLLIRSVEDSIKVFNDPRAVDKRIFVIVSSIKDACQIAKQVKDLEAVNVANVGRFDKSDPATKVKLASSLLLNPAELEAAKELVSLPNLDVFNQVLPSNSKVSLSQLIK, from the coding sequence ATGATTACACAAATTCGTGTTGACGACAGATTGATTCATGGACAGGTTGCTGTTGTTTGGACCAAGGAGCTTAATGCCCCTTTGCTTGTGGTGGCTAACGATGAGGCTGCTAAAAATGAGATTACACAAATGACTCTAAAAATGGCAGTTCCTAATGGCATGAAATTATTGATTCGCTCTGTTGAGGACTCTATCAAGGTTTTCAATGATCCACGCGCAGTGGATAAGCGTATTTTTGTCATTGTCAGCTCGATTAAGGATGCTTGCCAGATTGCAAAGCAGGTGAAGGACTTAGAGGCTGTTAACGTTGCAAATGTAGGGCGCTTTGACAAGTCAGACCCAGCAACTAAGGTCAAATTGGCTTCAAGCCTATTGTTAAATCCGGCTGAATTAGAAGCAGCAAAAGAGCTGGTTAGCCTGCCTAACCTAGATGTTTTCAATCAGGTACTGCCATCTAATAGCAAGGTTAGCCTGAGCCAGCTCATCAAATAA
- the msrB_1 gene encoding methionine sulfoxide reductase B, with product MVSGEVLFSSLDKFNSGCGWPAFSKPIQHRMVTNHHDSSHGMRRVEVKSREAGSHLGHVFNDGPKEAGGLRYCINSAALKFIPYDQMEQEGYAEWLGIFDKS from the coding sequence GTGGTGAGCGGAGAGGTGCTCTTTTCCTCTTTGGATAAATTCAATTCTGGCTGCGGCTGGCCTGCATTTTCTAAGCCGATTCAGCATCGTATGGTAACCAATCACCATGATTCATCACATGGCATGCGGCGTGTTGAGGTTAAAAGCCGCGAGGCTGGCTCCCATTTGGGGCATGTTTTTAATGATGGCCCTAAGGAGGCAGGAGGCTTACGCTATTGCATTAACTCCGCCGCGCTGAAATTTATCCCCTATGATCAAATGGAGCAAGAGGGCTACGCCGAATGGTTAGGGATTTTTGATAAGAGCTAG
- the agaC_2 gene encoding PTS system, mannose-specific IIC component — translation MLVPATMAALAVLICFGGNYLTGQSMMERPLVVGLVTGLLLGDMKVGILMGASLEALFLGNVNIGGVIAAEPVTATAMATTFTIISHIDQKAAMTLAVPIGMLAAFVVMFLKNVFMNIFAPMVDKAAAANHQGKLVMLHYGTWIVYYLIIASISFIGILVGSGPVNAFVEHIPQNLMNGLSAAGGLLPAVGFAMLMKLLWTNKLAVFFLLGFVLTAYLKLPAVAVAALGAVICVISSQRDLELDAITKGAISNQSSFDSKESEEEDFFA, via the coding sequence ATGTTAGTACCAGCAACAATGGCAGCCTTAGCTGTATTGATTTGTTTCGGGGGAAATTATTTAACTGGCCAAAGCATGATGGAAAGACCGCTTGTGGTTGGTTTGGTGACAGGATTGCTCTTAGGAGATATGAAGGTCGGTATCTTGATGGGAGCGTCACTAGAGGCACTTTTCCTAGGAAATGTTAACATTGGTGGTGTCATTGCAGCAGAGCCTGTAACAGCAACAGCTATGGCAACGACCTTTACCATCATTTCACATATTGATCAAAAAGCAGCTATGACGCTAGCTGTTCCGATTGGCATGCTAGCAGCCTTTGTGGTCATGTTTTTGAAAAATGTTTTTATGAATATCTTTGCGCCAATGGTTGATAAGGCAGCAGCGGCAAACCATCAGGGCAAGCTTGTCATGCTGCACTATGGCACATGGATTGTCTATTATTTGATTATTGCCTCTATTTCCTTTATCGGTATCCTAGTTGGAAGCGGACCTGTTAACGCCTTTGTTGAGCATATTCCACAAAATCTGATGAATGGGCTAAGTGCAGCTGGTGGTCTTCTTCCAGCAGTCGGATTTGCCATGCTGATGAAGCTCTTATGGACAAATAAGCTAGCAGTTTTCTTCCTATTAGGCTTTGTGTTGACAGCTTATTTGAAGCTACCAGCAGTAGCTGTGGCTGCACTTGGTGCAGTTATCTGTGTGATCAGCTCGCAGCGTGATTTAGAGTTAGATGCTATTACTAAGGGAGCTATCAGTAACCAAAGCAGCTTTGACTCTAAAGAATCAGAAGAGGAGGACTTCTTTGCATGA
- a CDS encoding response regulator protein: MYKLLIVEDEHIIRKWLRYAIDYHALNILVIGEAKDGQQGAKLIAEAKPDIVLTDINMPIMTAFEMFEATKEQSYAKIILSGYADFANAKSAIHYGVLEFLTKPLERQALHDCLLTIIQKLQQQSQEQELSQQQDYLKLPQPNDQLPDVVQEMLSWIHEHYQDKIMIGQLAHDLGYSESHLYHLAKKYLKMTFSDYINQYRLNRAIQLLIAEPDVMVYQLAEAVGIYDYRYFDRVFKKYLGQTVKDFRETVLHQRSDRSSL; encoded by the coding sequence ATGTATAAGCTACTAATTGTTGAAGATGAGCATATTATTCGCAAATGGCTTCGTTATGCGATTGATTATCATGCGCTCAATATCCTTGTTATCGGAGAAGCTAAGGACGGTCAGCAGGGGGCTAAGCTGATTGCAGAGGCTAAGCCAGATATTGTTTTGACAGACATTAACATGCCGATTATGACTGCCTTTGAGATGTTTGAGGCCACAAAAGAGCAGTCCTATGCTAAAATCATTTTGTCTGGCTATGCTGATTTCGCTAATGCAAAGTCTGCTATCCATTATGGTGTGCTTGAGTTTTTGACCAAGCCCTTGGAAAGGCAGGCCTTACATGATTGCTTGCTAACTATTATCCAAAAGCTGCAACAGCAGTCTCAAGAGCAGGAGCTAAGCCAGCAGCAGGATTACCTCAAACTGCCACAGCCTAATGACCAATTGCCTGATGTTGTCCAAGAAATGCTCAGCTGGATCCATGAGCATTACCAGGATAAAATCATGATTGGTCAGTTGGCTCACGATCTGGGCTATAGCGAAAGTCACCTCTATCATTTAGCTAAAAAATACCTGAAAATGACTTTTAGTGACTATATCAACCAATACCGCCTGAATCGAGCAATTCAATTGCTGATTGCTGAGCCGGATGTGATGGTTTATCAGCTTGCAGAGGCTGTTGGCATTTATGACTACCGCTATTTTGATCGTGTGTTCAAAAAATATTTAGGACAAACGGTCAAGGATTTCAGAGAAACGGTATTACACCAGAGATCAGATAGGAGTTCATTGTGA